In Cololabis saira isolate AMF1-May2022 chromosome 1, fColSai1.1, whole genome shotgun sequence, the following proteins share a genomic window:
- the elf2b gene encoding ETS-related transcription factor Elf-2b isoform X4, whose product MATLQHDGHANQLDLLIRAVEASVHGTSIHCSDKTIEAAETLLHMDSPSSLREDRSPEAFVPQFDSTPVFLHAAMRPEMITETEVEVSTVECCEEDDEIGSLMEESEPDNEPIRKRRAGRKPKTHQSTLANGSLDLGIKKKPREGKAGSTTYLWEFLLDLLQDKNTCPRYIKWTQREKGIFKLVDSKAVSKLWGKHKNKPDMNYETMGRALRYYYQRGILAKVEGQRLVYQFKEMPKNIIIIDDKTDMPDELMGSDGAASYERVLPPADMFLQASELSCSKKPNILRGGNRAGLVQAPAATGGTAVAVSRPVVTAAPPKILTLSAMPDGSQNQPSQTMIQNAAGPPRTVRVAMQVPVVMTTSLGQKIPTVTMQQQAGTTGPAGAATLLTNTSAISAANSQQKVVIQTIPTMVPATAENGDKITVQLAKIITIPAHQLAQCQLQASGGGAGKPGVAASPAGLSLLGGPLTVRALAPVSVASGTQVMRLAVPGAGPPQTLVVSQAGGTGGVVTVTAATQTPAAVTQSHIIGSIINGTEVSVEKLKAAGVQIQALQVPSLKTLHAAQTEAADAQAGRLIPPDAIKTEEPEC is encoded by the exons ATGGCGACTTTACAGCATGATGGCCACGCAAACCAGCTCGATCTGCTCATCAGAGCCg TGGAGGCTTCTGTCCACGGGACCAGCATCCACTGCTCCGACAAAACCATCGAGGCTGCAGAGACTCTGCTCCACATGGACTCGCCCTCCAGCCTCCGAGAAGATCGGAGTCCAG aAGCGTTCGTGCCTCAGTTTGACTCGACCCCCGTCTTCCTCCACGCCGCCATGCGGCCCGAGATGATAACGGAGACGGAGGTGGAGGTCTCGACTGTGGAGTGCTGCGAGGAAGACGACGAGATCGGATCCTTGATGGAAGAGTCTGAGCCCGACAACGAGCCCATCAGGAAGAGGCGAG CTGGACGGAAGCCGAAGACGCATCAGTCGACCCTCGCCAACGGCTCGCTGGATCTCGGCATCAAGAAGAAACCACGAGAAGGAAAAG CAGGCAGCACCACCTACCTGTGGGAGTTCCTGCTGGACCTGCTCCAGGACAAGAACACCTGTCCCCGCTACATCAAGTGGACCCAGAGGGAGAAGGGCATCTTCAAGCTGGTGGACTCCAAGGCCGTGTCCAAGCTCTGGGGCAAACACAAGAACAAGCCGGACATGAACTACGAGACCATGGGACGGGCGCTCAG GTATTACTACCAGCGCGGCATCCTGGCCAAGGTGGAGGGCCAGCGGCTGGTCTACCAGTTCAAGGAGATGCCCaagaacatcatcatcatcgacgACAAGACGGACATGCCGGACGAGCTGATGGGCTCGGACGGCGCGGCCTCGTACGAGCGCGTGCTGCCGCCGGCGGACATGTTCCTGCAGGCCAGCGAGCTGTCCTGCTCCAAGAAGCCCAACATCCTGCGGGGGGGCAACAGAGCCGGCCTGGTCCAGGCTCCGGCCGCCACGGGCGGCACGGCGGTGGCCGTGAGCCGGCCGGTGGTGACGGCGGCGCCGCCCAAGATCCTGACGCTGTCCGCCATGCCGGACGGCAGCCAGAACCAGCCGTCGCAGACGATGATCCAGAACGCCGCCGGCCCGCCCAG GACGGTGCGGGTGGCTATGCAGGTTcctgtcgtcatgacgacctCGCTGGGTCAGAAGATCCCCACCGTCACCATGCAGCAGCAGGCCGGAACGACGGGGCCGGCCGGCGCCGCCACGCTGCTCACCAACACCTCAGCCATCAGCGCCGCCAACTCCCAGCAGAAG GTGGTGATCCAGACCATTCCCACGATGGTCCCGGCCACGGCGGAGAACGGGGACAAGATCACGGTCCAGCTGGCCAAGATCATCACCATCCCGGCCCACCAGCTGGCCCAGTGCCAGCTGCAGGCCTCCGGCGGCGGCGCCGGCAAGCCCGGCGTGGCGGCGTCCCCGGCCGGCCTCAGCCTGCTGGGCGGCCCGCTGACGGTGCGGGCGCTGGCCCCCGTCAGCGTGGCCTCGGGGACGCAGGTGATGCGGCTGGCCGTCCCCGGGGCGGGCCCGCCGCAGACGCTGGTGGTGTCGCAGGCGGGCGGCACGGGCGGCGTGGTCACGGTGACGGCCGCCACCCAGACGCCGGCGGCGGTGACGCAGTCCCACATCATCGGCAGCATCATCAACGGCACGGAGGTGTCGGTGGAGAAGCTGAAGGCGGCCggggtccagatccaggccCTGCAGGTGCCCAGCCTCAAAACGCTGCACGCCGCGCAGACGGAGGCGGCGGACGCCCAGGCGGGTCGACTGATACCGCCAGACGCCATAAAGACGGAAGAGCCCGAGTGTTAA
- the elf2b gene encoding ETS-related transcription factor Elf-2b isoform X3: MTSVVLVDAGGSVVEYVTAEDDPQHDGECELELEGEVEGQCEAEEEEEEEEEEEEEDPAVLVEEVPGHRLADEESYSTQVLVCGVETNVLQEVDTEAEPVEASVHGTSIHCSDKTIEAAETLLHMDSPSSLREDRSPEAFVPQFDSTPVFLHAAMRPEMITETEVEVSTVECCEEDDEIGSLMEESEPDNEPIRKRRAGRKPKTHQSTLANGSLDLGIKKKPREGKGSTTYLWEFLLDLLQDKNTCPRYIKWTQREKGIFKLVDSKAVSKLWGKHKNKPDMNYETMGRALRYYYQRGILAKVEGQRLVYQFKEMPKNIIIIDDKTDMPDELMGSDGAASYERVLPPADMFLQASELSCSKKPNILRGGNRAGLVQAPAATGGTAVAVSRPVVTAAPPKILTLSAMPDGSQNQPSQTMIQNAAGPPRTVRVAMQVPVVMTTSLGQKIPTVTMQQQAGTTGPAGAATLLTNTSAISAANSQQKVVIQTIPTMVPATAENGDKITVQLAKIITIPAHQLAQCQLQASGGGAGKPGVAASPAGLSLLGGPLTVRALAPVSVASGTQVMRLAVPGAGPPQTLVVSQAGGTGGVVTVTAATQTPAAVTQSHIIGSIINGTEVSVEKLKAAGVQIQALQVPSLKTLHAAQTEAADAQAGRLIPPDAIKTEEPEC, translated from the exons ATGACCTCGGTGGTCCTGGTGGACGCGGGGGGGAGCGTGGTGGAGTACGTCACCGCTGAAGACGACCCGCAACAC GACGGAGAGTgtgagctggagctggaaggaGAGGTGGAGGGCCAGTGTGaagctgaggaggaggaggaggaggaggaggaggaggaggaggaggacccaGCAGTCCTGGTGGAGGAGGTACCGGGGCACCGCCTGGCTGACGAGGAGAGCTACTCCACTCAGGTGTTGGTGTGTGGTGTTGAGACAAACGTCCTGCAGGAGGTGGACACCGAAGCAGAACCAG TGGAGGCTTCTGTCCACGGGACCAGCATCCACTGCTCCGACAAAACCATCGAGGCTGCAGAGACTCTGCTCCACATGGACTCGCCCTCCAGCCTCCGAGAAGATCGGAGTCCAG aAGCGTTCGTGCCTCAGTTTGACTCGACCCCCGTCTTCCTCCACGCCGCCATGCGGCCCGAGATGATAACGGAGACGGAGGTGGAGGTCTCGACTGTGGAGTGCTGCGAGGAAGACGACGAGATCGGATCCTTGATGGAAGAGTCTGAGCCCGACAACGAGCCCATCAGGAAGAGGCGAG CTGGACGGAAGCCGAAGACGCATCAGTCGACCCTCGCCAACGGCTCGCTGGATCTCGGCATCAAGAAGAAACCACGAGAAGGAAAAG GCAGCACCACCTACCTGTGGGAGTTCCTGCTGGACCTGCTCCAGGACAAGAACACCTGTCCCCGCTACATCAAGTGGACCCAGAGGGAGAAGGGCATCTTCAAGCTGGTGGACTCCAAGGCCGTGTCCAAGCTCTGGGGCAAACACAAGAACAAGCCGGACATGAACTACGAGACCATGGGACGGGCGCTCAG GTATTACTACCAGCGCGGCATCCTGGCCAAGGTGGAGGGCCAGCGGCTGGTCTACCAGTTCAAGGAGATGCCCaagaacatcatcatcatcgacgACAAGACGGACATGCCGGACGAGCTGATGGGCTCGGACGGCGCGGCCTCGTACGAGCGCGTGCTGCCGCCGGCGGACATGTTCCTGCAGGCCAGCGAGCTGTCCTGCTCCAAGAAGCCCAACATCCTGCGGGGGGGCAACAGAGCCGGCCTGGTCCAGGCTCCGGCCGCCACGGGCGGCACGGCGGTGGCCGTGAGCCGGCCGGTGGTGACGGCGGCGCCGCCCAAGATCCTGACGCTGTCCGCCATGCCGGACGGCAGCCAGAACCAGCCGTCGCAGACGATGATCCAGAACGCCGCCGGCCCGCCCAG GACGGTGCGGGTGGCTATGCAGGTTcctgtcgtcatgacgacctCGCTGGGTCAGAAGATCCCCACCGTCACCATGCAGCAGCAGGCCGGAACGACGGGGCCGGCCGGCGCCGCCACGCTGCTCACCAACACCTCAGCCATCAGCGCCGCCAACTCCCAGCAGAAG GTGGTGATCCAGACCATTCCCACGATGGTCCCGGCCACGGCGGAGAACGGGGACAAGATCACGGTCCAGCTGGCCAAGATCATCACCATCCCGGCCCACCAGCTGGCCCAGTGCCAGCTGCAGGCCTCCGGCGGCGGCGCCGGCAAGCCCGGCGTGGCGGCGTCCCCGGCCGGCCTCAGCCTGCTGGGCGGCCCGCTGACGGTGCGGGCGCTGGCCCCCGTCAGCGTGGCCTCGGGGACGCAGGTGATGCGGCTGGCCGTCCCCGGGGCGGGCCCGCCGCAGACGCTGGTGGTGTCGCAGGCGGGCGGCACGGGCGGCGTGGTCACGGTGACGGCCGCCACCCAGACGCCGGCGGCGGTGACGCAGTCCCACATCATCGGCAGCATCATCAACGGCACGGAGGTGTCGGTGGAGAAGCTGAAGGCGGCCggggtccagatccaggccCTGCAGGTGCCCAGCCTCAAAACGCTGCACGCCGCGCAGACGGAGGCGGCGGACGCCCAGGCGGGTCGACTGATACCGCCAGACGCCATAAAGACGGAAGAGCCCGAGTGTTAA
- the elf2b gene encoding ETS-related transcription factor Elf-2b isoform X5: protein MATLQHDGHANQLDLLIRAVEASVHGTSIHCSDKTIEAAETLLHMDSPSSLREDRSPEAFVPQFDSTPVFLHAAMRPEMITETEVEVSTVECCEEDDEIGSLMEESEPDNEPIRKRRAGRKPKTHQSTLANGSLDLGIKKKPREGKGSTTYLWEFLLDLLQDKNTCPRYIKWTQREKGIFKLVDSKAVSKLWGKHKNKPDMNYETMGRALRYYYQRGILAKVEGQRLVYQFKEMPKNIIIIDDKTDMPDELMGSDGAASYERVLPPADMFLQASELSCSKKPNILRGGNRAGLVQAPAATGGTAVAVSRPVVTAAPPKILTLSAMPDGSQNQPSQTMIQNAAGPPRTVRVAMQVPVVMTTSLGQKIPTVTMQQQAGTTGPAGAATLLTNTSAISAANSQQKVVIQTIPTMVPATAENGDKITVQLAKIITIPAHQLAQCQLQASGGGAGKPGVAASPAGLSLLGGPLTVRALAPVSVASGTQVMRLAVPGAGPPQTLVVSQAGGTGGVVTVTAATQTPAAVTQSHIIGSIINGTEVSVEKLKAAGVQIQALQVPSLKTLHAAQTEAADAQAGRLIPPDAIKTEEPEC, encoded by the exons ATGGCGACTTTACAGCATGATGGCCACGCAAACCAGCTCGATCTGCTCATCAGAGCCg TGGAGGCTTCTGTCCACGGGACCAGCATCCACTGCTCCGACAAAACCATCGAGGCTGCAGAGACTCTGCTCCACATGGACTCGCCCTCCAGCCTCCGAGAAGATCGGAGTCCAG aAGCGTTCGTGCCTCAGTTTGACTCGACCCCCGTCTTCCTCCACGCCGCCATGCGGCCCGAGATGATAACGGAGACGGAGGTGGAGGTCTCGACTGTGGAGTGCTGCGAGGAAGACGACGAGATCGGATCCTTGATGGAAGAGTCTGAGCCCGACAACGAGCCCATCAGGAAGAGGCGAG CTGGACGGAAGCCGAAGACGCATCAGTCGACCCTCGCCAACGGCTCGCTGGATCTCGGCATCAAGAAGAAACCACGAGAAGGAAAAG GCAGCACCACCTACCTGTGGGAGTTCCTGCTGGACCTGCTCCAGGACAAGAACACCTGTCCCCGCTACATCAAGTGGACCCAGAGGGAGAAGGGCATCTTCAAGCTGGTGGACTCCAAGGCCGTGTCCAAGCTCTGGGGCAAACACAAGAACAAGCCGGACATGAACTACGAGACCATGGGACGGGCGCTCAG GTATTACTACCAGCGCGGCATCCTGGCCAAGGTGGAGGGCCAGCGGCTGGTCTACCAGTTCAAGGAGATGCCCaagaacatcatcatcatcgacgACAAGACGGACATGCCGGACGAGCTGATGGGCTCGGACGGCGCGGCCTCGTACGAGCGCGTGCTGCCGCCGGCGGACATGTTCCTGCAGGCCAGCGAGCTGTCCTGCTCCAAGAAGCCCAACATCCTGCGGGGGGGCAACAGAGCCGGCCTGGTCCAGGCTCCGGCCGCCACGGGCGGCACGGCGGTGGCCGTGAGCCGGCCGGTGGTGACGGCGGCGCCGCCCAAGATCCTGACGCTGTCCGCCATGCCGGACGGCAGCCAGAACCAGCCGTCGCAGACGATGATCCAGAACGCCGCCGGCCCGCCCAG GACGGTGCGGGTGGCTATGCAGGTTcctgtcgtcatgacgacctCGCTGGGTCAGAAGATCCCCACCGTCACCATGCAGCAGCAGGCCGGAACGACGGGGCCGGCCGGCGCCGCCACGCTGCTCACCAACACCTCAGCCATCAGCGCCGCCAACTCCCAGCAGAAG GTGGTGATCCAGACCATTCCCACGATGGTCCCGGCCACGGCGGAGAACGGGGACAAGATCACGGTCCAGCTGGCCAAGATCATCACCATCCCGGCCCACCAGCTGGCCCAGTGCCAGCTGCAGGCCTCCGGCGGCGGCGCCGGCAAGCCCGGCGTGGCGGCGTCCCCGGCCGGCCTCAGCCTGCTGGGCGGCCCGCTGACGGTGCGGGCGCTGGCCCCCGTCAGCGTGGCCTCGGGGACGCAGGTGATGCGGCTGGCCGTCCCCGGGGCGGGCCCGCCGCAGACGCTGGTGGTGTCGCAGGCGGGCGGCACGGGCGGCGTGGTCACGGTGACGGCCGCCACCCAGACGCCGGCGGCGGTGACGCAGTCCCACATCATCGGCAGCATCATCAACGGCACGGAGGTGTCGGTGGAGAAGCTGAAGGCGGCCggggtccagatccaggccCTGCAGGTGCCCAGCCTCAAAACGCTGCACGCCGCGCAGACGGAGGCGGCGGACGCCCAGGCGGGTCGACTGATACCGCCAGACGCCATAAAGACGGAAGAGCCCGAGTGTTAA
- the elf2b gene encoding ETS-related transcription factor Elf-2b isoform X1 encodes MTSVVLVDAGGSVVEYVTAEDDPQHEDGECELELEGEVEGQCEAEEEEEEEEEEEEEDPAVLVEEVPGHRLADEESYSTQVLVCGVETNVLQEVDTEAEPVEASVHGTSIHCSDKTIEAAETLLHMDSPSSLREDRSPEAFVPQFDSTPVFLHAAMRPEMITETEVEVSTVECCEEDDEIGSLMEESEPDNEPIRKRRAGRKPKTHQSTLANGSLDLGIKKKPREGKAGSTTYLWEFLLDLLQDKNTCPRYIKWTQREKGIFKLVDSKAVSKLWGKHKNKPDMNYETMGRALRYYYQRGILAKVEGQRLVYQFKEMPKNIIIIDDKTDMPDELMGSDGAASYERVLPPADMFLQASELSCSKKPNILRGGNRAGLVQAPAATGGTAVAVSRPVVTAAPPKILTLSAMPDGSQNQPSQTMIQNAAGPPRTVRVAMQVPVVMTTSLGQKIPTVTMQQQAGTTGPAGAATLLTNTSAISAANSQQKVVIQTIPTMVPATAENGDKITVQLAKIITIPAHQLAQCQLQASGGGAGKPGVAASPAGLSLLGGPLTVRALAPVSVASGTQVMRLAVPGAGPPQTLVVSQAGGTGGVVTVTAATQTPAAVTQSHIIGSIINGTEVSVEKLKAAGVQIQALQVPSLKTLHAAQTEAADAQAGRLIPPDAIKTEEPEC; translated from the exons ATGACCTCGGTGGTCCTGGTGGACGCGGGGGGGAGCGTGGTGGAGTACGTCACCGCTGAAGACGACCCGCAACAC GAGGACGGAGAGTgtgagctggagctggaaggaGAGGTGGAGGGCCAGTGTGaagctgaggaggaggaggaggaggaggaggaggaggaggaggaggacccaGCAGTCCTGGTGGAGGAGGTACCGGGGCACCGCCTGGCTGACGAGGAGAGCTACTCCACTCAGGTGTTGGTGTGTGGTGTTGAGACAAACGTCCTGCAGGAGGTGGACACCGAAGCAGAACCAG TGGAGGCTTCTGTCCACGGGACCAGCATCCACTGCTCCGACAAAACCATCGAGGCTGCAGAGACTCTGCTCCACATGGACTCGCCCTCCAGCCTCCGAGAAGATCGGAGTCCAG aAGCGTTCGTGCCTCAGTTTGACTCGACCCCCGTCTTCCTCCACGCCGCCATGCGGCCCGAGATGATAACGGAGACGGAGGTGGAGGTCTCGACTGTGGAGTGCTGCGAGGAAGACGACGAGATCGGATCCTTGATGGAAGAGTCTGAGCCCGACAACGAGCCCATCAGGAAGAGGCGAG CTGGACGGAAGCCGAAGACGCATCAGTCGACCCTCGCCAACGGCTCGCTGGATCTCGGCATCAAGAAGAAACCACGAGAAGGAAAAG CAGGCAGCACCACCTACCTGTGGGAGTTCCTGCTGGACCTGCTCCAGGACAAGAACACCTGTCCCCGCTACATCAAGTGGACCCAGAGGGAGAAGGGCATCTTCAAGCTGGTGGACTCCAAGGCCGTGTCCAAGCTCTGGGGCAAACACAAGAACAAGCCGGACATGAACTACGAGACCATGGGACGGGCGCTCAG GTATTACTACCAGCGCGGCATCCTGGCCAAGGTGGAGGGCCAGCGGCTGGTCTACCAGTTCAAGGAGATGCCCaagaacatcatcatcatcgacgACAAGACGGACATGCCGGACGAGCTGATGGGCTCGGACGGCGCGGCCTCGTACGAGCGCGTGCTGCCGCCGGCGGACATGTTCCTGCAGGCCAGCGAGCTGTCCTGCTCCAAGAAGCCCAACATCCTGCGGGGGGGCAACAGAGCCGGCCTGGTCCAGGCTCCGGCCGCCACGGGCGGCACGGCGGTGGCCGTGAGCCGGCCGGTGGTGACGGCGGCGCCGCCCAAGATCCTGACGCTGTCCGCCATGCCGGACGGCAGCCAGAACCAGCCGTCGCAGACGATGATCCAGAACGCCGCCGGCCCGCCCAG GACGGTGCGGGTGGCTATGCAGGTTcctgtcgtcatgacgacctCGCTGGGTCAGAAGATCCCCACCGTCACCATGCAGCAGCAGGCCGGAACGACGGGGCCGGCCGGCGCCGCCACGCTGCTCACCAACACCTCAGCCATCAGCGCCGCCAACTCCCAGCAGAAG GTGGTGATCCAGACCATTCCCACGATGGTCCCGGCCACGGCGGAGAACGGGGACAAGATCACGGTCCAGCTGGCCAAGATCATCACCATCCCGGCCCACCAGCTGGCCCAGTGCCAGCTGCAGGCCTCCGGCGGCGGCGCCGGCAAGCCCGGCGTGGCGGCGTCCCCGGCCGGCCTCAGCCTGCTGGGCGGCCCGCTGACGGTGCGGGCGCTGGCCCCCGTCAGCGTGGCCTCGGGGACGCAGGTGATGCGGCTGGCCGTCCCCGGGGCGGGCCCGCCGCAGACGCTGGTGGTGTCGCAGGCGGGCGGCACGGGCGGCGTGGTCACGGTGACGGCCGCCACCCAGACGCCGGCGGCGGTGACGCAGTCCCACATCATCGGCAGCATCATCAACGGCACGGAGGTGTCGGTGGAGAAGCTGAAGGCGGCCggggtccagatccaggccCTGCAGGTGCCCAGCCTCAAAACGCTGCACGCCGCGCAGACGGAGGCGGCGGACGCCCAGGCGGGTCGACTGATACCGCCAGACGCCATAAAGACGGAAGAGCCCGAGTGTTAA
- the elf2b gene encoding ETS-related transcription factor Elf-2b isoform X2, with amino-acid sequence MTSVVLVDAGGSVVEYVTAEDDPQHEDGECELELEGEVEGQCEAEEEEEEEEEEEEEDPAVLVEEVPGHRLADEESYSTQVLVCGVETNVLQEVDTEAEPVEASVHGTSIHCSDKTIEAAETLLHMDSPSSLREDRSPEAFVPQFDSTPVFLHAAMRPEMITETEVEVSTVECCEEDDEIGSLMEESEPDNEPIRKRRAGRKPKTHQSTLANGSLDLGIKKKPREGKGSTTYLWEFLLDLLQDKNTCPRYIKWTQREKGIFKLVDSKAVSKLWGKHKNKPDMNYETMGRALRYYYQRGILAKVEGQRLVYQFKEMPKNIIIIDDKTDMPDELMGSDGAASYERVLPPADMFLQASELSCSKKPNILRGGNRAGLVQAPAATGGTAVAVSRPVVTAAPPKILTLSAMPDGSQNQPSQTMIQNAAGPPRTVRVAMQVPVVMTTSLGQKIPTVTMQQQAGTTGPAGAATLLTNTSAISAANSQQKVVIQTIPTMVPATAENGDKITVQLAKIITIPAHQLAQCQLQASGGGAGKPGVAASPAGLSLLGGPLTVRALAPVSVASGTQVMRLAVPGAGPPQTLVVSQAGGTGGVVTVTAATQTPAAVTQSHIIGSIINGTEVSVEKLKAAGVQIQALQVPSLKTLHAAQTEAADAQAGRLIPPDAIKTEEPEC; translated from the exons ATGACCTCGGTGGTCCTGGTGGACGCGGGGGGGAGCGTGGTGGAGTACGTCACCGCTGAAGACGACCCGCAACAC GAGGACGGAGAGTgtgagctggagctggaaggaGAGGTGGAGGGCCAGTGTGaagctgaggaggaggaggaggaggaggaggaggaggaggaggaggacccaGCAGTCCTGGTGGAGGAGGTACCGGGGCACCGCCTGGCTGACGAGGAGAGCTACTCCACTCAGGTGTTGGTGTGTGGTGTTGAGACAAACGTCCTGCAGGAGGTGGACACCGAAGCAGAACCAG TGGAGGCTTCTGTCCACGGGACCAGCATCCACTGCTCCGACAAAACCATCGAGGCTGCAGAGACTCTGCTCCACATGGACTCGCCCTCCAGCCTCCGAGAAGATCGGAGTCCAG aAGCGTTCGTGCCTCAGTTTGACTCGACCCCCGTCTTCCTCCACGCCGCCATGCGGCCCGAGATGATAACGGAGACGGAGGTGGAGGTCTCGACTGTGGAGTGCTGCGAGGAAGACGACGAGATCGGATCCTTGATGGAAGAGTCTGAGCCCGACAACGAGCCCATCAGGAAGAGGCGAG CTGGACGGAAGCCGAAGACGCATCAGTCGACCCTCGCCAACGGCTCGCTGGATCTCGGCATCAAGAAGAAACCACGAGAAGGAAAAG GCAGCACCACCTACCTGTGGGAGTTCCTGCTGGACCTGCTCCAGGACAAGAACACCTGTCCCCGCTACATCAAGTGGACCCAGAGGGAGAAGGGCATCTTCAAGCTGGTGGACTCCAAGGCCGTGTCCAAGCTCTGGGGCAAACACAAGAACAAGCCGGACATGAACTACGAGACCATGGGACGGGCGCTCAG GTATTACTACCAGCGCGGCATCCTGGCCAAGGTGGAGGGCCAGCGGCTGGTCTACCAGTTCAAGGAGATGCCCaagaacatcatcatcatcgacgACAAGACGGACATGCCGGACGAGCTGATGGGCTCGGACGGCGCGGCCTCGTACGAGCGCGTGCTGCCGCCGGCGGACATGTTCCTGCAGGCCAGCGAGCTGTCCTGCTCCAAGAAGCCCAACATCCTGCGGGGGGGCAACAGAGCCGGCCTGGTCCAGGCTCCGGCCGCCACGGGCGGCACGGCGGTGGCCGTGAGCCGGCCGGTGGTGACGGCGGCGCCGCCCAAGATCCTGACGCTGTCCGCCATGCCGGACGGCAGCCAGAACCAGCCGTCGCAGACGATGATCCAGAACGCCGCCGGCCCGCCCAG GACGGTGCGGGTGGCTATGCAGGTTcctgtcgtcatgacgacctCGCTGGGTCAGAAGATCCCCACCGTCACCATGCAGCAGCAGGCCGGAACGACGGGGCCGGCCGGCGCCGCCACGCTGCTCACCAACACCTCAGCCATCAGCGCCGCCAACTCCCAGCAGAAG GTGGTGATCCAGACCATTCCCACGATGGTCCCGGCCACGGCGGAGAACGGGGACAAGATCACGGTCCAGCTGGCCAAGATCATCACCATCCCGGCCCACCAGCTGGCCCAGTGCCAGCTGCAGGCCTCCGGCGGCGGCGCCGGCAAGCCCGGCGTGGCGGCGTCCCCGGCCGGCCTCAGCCTGCTGGGCGGCCCGCTGACGGTGCGGGCGCTGGCCCCCGTCAGCGTGGCCTCGGGGACGCAGGTGATGCGGCTGGCCGTCCCCGGGGCGGGCCCGCCGCAGACGCTGGTGGTGTCGCAGGCGGGCGGCACGGGCGGCGTGGTCACGGTGACGGCCGCCACCCAGACGCCGGCGGCGGTGACGCAGTCCCACATCATCGGCAGCATCATCAACGGCACGGAGGTGTCGGTGGAGAAGCTGAAGGCGGCCggggtccagatccaggccCTGCAGGTGCCCAGCCTCAAAACGCTGCACGCCGCGCAGACGGAGGCGGCGGACGCCCAGGCGGGTCGACTGATACCGCCAGACGCCATAAAGACGGAAGAGCCCGAGTGTTAA
- the noctb gene encoding nocturnin: METLECPMGGGATRLYSTLTQSLGGGSPAPALPPSYLDPGQPDFTNLDPDFYQRQKGSTVCPPDPAELLRQCEEALRDRPARLHRSFVQVGDGDGPGSPIRVMQWNILAQALGEGVDDFVRCPLEALCWPQRKYLILEEILTYRPHILCMQEVDHYYDTFQPVLAGLGYRSHFCPKPWSPCLDVEGNNGPDGCALFFDQSRFELLDSVNARLCAMMIPTNQVAVVTTLRCRSTGRWVCVAATHLKARSGWEWLRSAQGADLLWHLQNLVQKLAGDPVVEVPLLVCGDFNAVPAEEVYQRFATSPLRLDSAYKKLSQDGSTEPEYTTWKIRATGECCSTLDYIWYTRDTLRVDAVLDMPTGEQIGPNRLPSFSYPSDHLSLVCDFSFKEKE; this comes from the exons ATGGAGACCTTGG AGTGTCCGATGGGTGGAGGCGCCACCCGGCTGTACAGCACCCTGACTCAGAGCCTCGGCGGCGGCAGCCCGGCCCCCGCCCTCCCTCCGTCCTACCTGGACCCCGGCCAGCCGGACTTCACCAACCTGGATCCAGACTTCTACCAG CGGCAGAAGGGCTCCACCGTGTGTCCCCCGGACCCGGCGGAGCTGCTGCGGCAGTGTGAGGAGGCCCTGAGGGACCGGCCGGCCCGCCTGCACCGCAGCTTCGTCCAGGTCGGGGATGGAGACGGCCCCGGCAGCCCCATCAGGGTGATGCAGTGGAACATCCTCGCCCAAG CTTTGGGGGAAGGAGTGGACGATTTTGTGCGGTGTCCCCTGGAGGCCCTCTGCTGGCCCCAAAGGAAGTACCTGATCCTGGAGGAGATCCTCACCTACCGGCCTCACATCCTGTGCATGCAGGAGGTGGACCACTACTACGACACCTTCCAGCCCGTCCTGGCCGGCCTGGGCTACAGGAGCCACTTCTGCCCCAAGCCCTGGTCCCCCTGCCTGGACGTGGAGGGAAACAACGGCCCCGACGGCTGCGCGCTCTTCTTCGACCAATCACGCTTCGAGCTGCTGGACAGCGTGAACGCGCGGCTCTGCGCCATGATGATTCCAACCAACCAA GTTGCCGTGGTGACCACCCTGCGCTGCCGCAGCACGGGGAGGTGGGTGTGCGTGGCCGCGACCCACCTGAAGGCCCGCTCCGGCTGGGAGTGGCTCCGCAGCGCGCAGGGGGCGGACCTGCTCTGGCACCTGCAGAACCTGGTCCAGAAGCTGGCGGGCGACCCCGTCGTCGAGGTGCCGCTGCTCGTCTGCGGAGACTTCAACGCCGTGCCGGCCGAGGAGGTGTACCAGCGCTTCGCCACGTCCCCCCTGCGCCTGGACTCCGCCTATAAGAAACTGAGCCAGGACGGCTCCACGGAGCCGGAGTACACCACGTGGAAGATCCGGGCCACGGGGGAGTGCTGCTCCACCCTGGACTACATCTGGTACACCCGGGACACGCTGAGGGTGGACGCCGTCCTGGACATGCCCACCGGGGAGCAGATCGGCCCCAACAGGCTCCCGTCCTTCAGCTACCCGTCAGACCACCTGTCTCTGGTCTGTGACTTCAGCTTCAAGGAGAAGGAGTGA